Below is a window of Candidatus Bathyarchaeota archaeon DNA.
CAGCGTGCTTTTCAGTATAATGTTTTCGCAGGTTTTCGCTTTGCCCATAACCGTAAGCATATTACTTGTTTTTTCTATGCAAATTGCTGCCACTTCTGTGGCTTCGGAAAAAGAAGAAAAAACTCTGGAAACCCTACTGAGTTTGCCCATAAGCCGCTTTACTATCTTGTTCGGAAAGCTAGCAGGATCAACTATCGTGGCGGCTGTAGGCGCAATTGCCATCATTGTAGGGTTCAACTATTACATGGGATCTTTCATGGTTATGGGCGACATGGGTGTTTCGCTGGATCTTGCTGCCATTGGTTTGGCCCCAACTCTTCTTGGATACCTAATTCTAGGCGCGTCGGTTTTCGCATCTTTGCTTTCGGCTCTTGCGTTGGCGATAATCATATCTGCTTTTTCTGAGGATGTTAGGGGTGCGCAGTCAATCGTTGGTTATCTTTACGTCATTATTATGTTGCCCATGTTCATCATTATGTTTACTGATTTCAATTCCTTACCATTGGCGGCTAGGATAGTTTTGCTCGCCATTCCTTATACTCATCCAATGCTGGCGGCGCAAGCTACTCTCACCGGAAACTTTTTGATGGCGATTTTTGGCGTTGTCTATGTTGTTCTTTTTACAGTCGCCTTGCTTTACATAGCTGCAAAGCTGTTCGCTACGGAAAAAATTTTGACTGCAAAGTTAAGGTTTAGAGGTTTTAGGCTGAGAAAAAAGAAAGGCTAGCGTTTAGGGCTTAAACTTTAAGCCAACCAACTTGGGTTAGGTTTGGGGTTAAAATTTAATGCCCACACACACCACCCTAATGACGCTATACTTTTAGGTTTGGTTTCAAGGTATTATGATTTGGGAAGAAAAGAAATGCAAAAAATCACAATATTCTCTTGGATGATAGTCTTAGTTCAGATTTTGATTGGCATCTATTTCTACCCTCAGATGCCTGAACAAATGGCGATTCATTGGAATATTAGTGGAGTAGTTGATGGTTATTCCTCAAAGATTTGGGGGTCATTCTTGTTACCGTTAGTTTCAATTGCCCTTTTTTTATTATTTCTTGGGATTCCAAAAATTGACCCGCTTAAGAACATTGAAAAATTCGGAAAGTATTATTGGGGATTAGTTGTTTCGTTGCTTGCCTTTTTGCTATATTTAGATTCCTTAGTGATTTCTTGGAATTTAGGTTTGGTTAACTTTAGCATGTTTCAAGCATTGGCTCCACCAATTGGCATACTTTTCTACTATCTTGGTGTTGTAACAGAAAATGCGAAGAGAAACTGGTTTGTCGGAATTAGAACTCCGTGGACTTTAAGCGATGAAAATGTATGGGATAAGACTCATAAATTAGGCGGTAAACTGTTTAAAATCTGCGGAGTTTTAGCCTTGTTTGGAATCATTTCCGAATGGTTCGCTCTATTCCTGATTCTTGCACCTATAATTCTTGTGATTGTCTATCTGACCACATATTCATACTTTGAGTATAAGAGACAATAACCAAATTTTTTTGTTAAAATTTAACCTGCATTATTACTCAGCTGGAGTTGCAGAATTTTTTTCTGGTTAAAATTTAACACCAACCAACCAATCCTATGCGCGCGCACCCTGCACGCAACAGCTACATGACATACATACGTGCACGCAAACTCTTCGAAACACATAAGTCTTATTTGGTCTTTTCATAACCTAATATTGGTGGGGAGTATTGCGTACGAGAGTCGGTAACTCGCAATTTTTCATGGTTGGGGCTATTGGCTTTCTTGTTGGCTTCTTTGCATGGTTTTTTTGGCTTCTGCTTGCTGTTTCAACTTGGCTCTCCTATTTTTGGGGATTTGGGCACCTTAATTATATGAGTGGAATCTTCTTTCAGAACTGGGCTTTTCACACGATTTTCCGCAGTCTTTTGTCTCTCTCGCTTGCCCTAGGAAGCTTCGGATGTTCTGCTCTGAAGCAGAAGTATGGCTCGAACTTGGCACTTGGATGCGGAGTGTTGTACCTAGCCATCTCCGCTGTTCTGACTTCTTCTCTGATTATACCGATATCGAATTTATCCCGTCTCCTGTGGTACATCTACTACAATCCTGCAACGCTACTTAATGTTGGGCTACTAGTTTTGGGAGCCACCTTGCTATCGATTCGAAAGTCCCTTCCCAACTCCCATAAGGCTCTATGGATCGGACTCATTTTCATCCTAATCTCAGCACCCACATTGACGTGTTTCGTCAATGTAATTTGGTATTGGGGCTTCGAATTTTGGCTTTTGCTTTTTGGCTGGCTCTATGCAATCAACGCTATAGCAACAGCTAGGTTTATGCTTCAAATGCGTGCT
It encodes the following:
- a CDS encoding SdpI family protein encodes the protein MGRKEMQKITIFSWMIVLVQILIGIYFYPQMPEQMAIHWNISGVVDGYSSKIWGSFLLPLVSIALFLLFLGIPKIDPLKNIEKFGKYYWGLVVSLLAFLLYLDSLVISWNLGLVNFSMFQALAPPIGILFYYLGVVTENAKRNWFVGIRTPWTLSDENVWDKTHKLGGKLFKICGVLALFGIISEWFALFLILAPIILVIVYLTTYSYFEYKRQ
- a CDS encoding ABC transporter permease gives rise to the protein MVLLKGLGNVVVKELKELLRDPKILIGMILVPLVMFPIMGFVIRGAMESTEERLQSLQIGVVDFDHGIIAKNLTDFLDDLDTVILVNISASNVEEAVEILQTETNATDLIVIPAGFTENVSQANPDKYPVNVEVYSVFSGAGGIAETATSSVVSEYLEYFKKTLAPDPFQTVPKSIVKGKPTDVPPSVLFSIMFSQVFALPITVSILLVFSMQIAATSVASEKEEKTLETLLSLPISRFTILFGKLAGSTIVAAVGAIAIIVGFNYYMGSFMVMGDMGVSLDLAAIGLAPTLLGYLILGASVFASLLSALALAIIISAFSEDVRGAQSIVGYLYVIIMLPMFIIMFTDFNSLPLAARIVLLAIPYTHPMLAAQATLTGNFLMAIFGVVYVVLFTVALLYIAAKLFATEKILTAKLRFRGFRLRKKKG